The following nucleotide sequence is from Congzhengia minquanensis.
TATGCACAAAGAACAGAAACACATAAAATCAAAATGCTGATAACAATGCCGAAAACGCCGTTCTGCATTAGAATTTTCAGCCCGTCTAAAAAACCTGCGGCAGTGGTGCGGTAAAGTCCGGCGGTGAAGATATATCCAAACTGGGAGAAAAGCTCGCCCAGCCGGGCGCCAATGTGGGTGACAGAAAATTCTGCGGCACGGCTGCCTAAAGCGCCGATGTGGGCCGCCAGCTTATAATAGACTAGCACCGCGGCGGTGCACAAAGCCGGAATCGCCAAAAGCCACAGGCGTTTATACTGTTTTTCATCAAAGGTAAATTTTAAAATAATCAGCCCCTGAACAAGCCCGGACAGCACGGTGACAGACTCATAAAATCCGAAAGAGGCCAGGGAGCAGACCGCGTAAAGCAACAGTTGCCAGGCTTTTCTTTCTTTTATATATGTGATTAGAAGATATACCGTAAGCGCGGTGAAAAACAGCCCCACCACAATCCTTGAAGACGCCGAAATCCAATATGTTCCCTCAAACCCCAGGGGAAGCAGCAGGTAAACCGCGTAGAAAAACGGTGTAACGGCGATTCCACACATTGTGAAACACCGGTCAAACAGCTTTGCAGACAAAAACAACAACGCGCAGAGAATGAGCAGCGCAAAAACCATGTTGGGAAAAAACGCACCCCAAACTGCCGGGTCGAAAAACGCCGCCAGGGGCCGGTTTGACGCGGTGCCAATTCCAAAATAAACTCTGGAAAGGTTGTCATACAGCGGATAGCAGCCATATTGAACATAGTCGTCCAGCACGCAGAAGTAAGAAAATCCTGCGCTGAAAACCTTTATGAACAGGGCCGCGGCAAAGGCTGTGTCCAAAAATAAGCCTGTCGTTGTTTTTTTCATACAAATCTCCTGTTTATACATAATTATACAAAATATATTATAACACGGAACCCATGAAAAAACAAGAAAAATCGTTGGTGTTCACAGAATGTAAAGGTTTCGTAAAAGTTTCGATAAATTTTTTTTGATTTCCTGCAACATTTTTGCCTTACCAGTTGTTTATATCAGTGAAGGGCCCAAAAAACAAATTATGATACAACTTCAGGAGGTAACCATCATGAAAAAATTTACTACATTATTATTAAGCGGCGCGTTAATCTGCGCACAGTCGTTTGCAGTTTCGGCAGAAGGCAATTTAATATCAGCGGGCGGCGAAAACAACTACAGTATTTTTGTGAATGAAGAAAAACTGGACATTGGGAACAAAACGGTATATACTAAAGGGGATCAAATTATGGTTCCTGTCCGTTTCGTTGGTGAAAAGCTTGGCTTTGCGATTGAGTGGAAGGCAGAAGACCAGGGAATTTTCTTAGACAACGGAACTGTGAACACATCGGTTTACATAGGGGCTGACAGCTACTTTAAGGCAAGCTCCGTTGCAATCGGCATGTCTGCGCCGACGGCGCTGGGCGCGGCCCCCGAACTGAAAGACGGCACAACCTTTGTTCCGGCCAACATGTTCAAAATTTTATTTGGCAATGACGATGCGGTTATCGTGAAAGACAACACGATAACCTTTCAGGTGGAAACAGAGTCGCAGGTTCAAATTCCCAACCCTGTAAAAGAGCACAAAACGGTGGAAGACGCAATTGTGGCATCAGGTTTTAACGCTGTTGTTCCAACCAAGCTTCCGGAAGGATATGAAATGAGCGCAGTTACCACTATTTCAAACCGAATGCTTCAGATTTTCTATGAATCGGGAAACGGTGTAATTTCATACAGAACGGCTGTAGGGGACGAAGATATCAGCGGTGACTATTCTGTTTATGAATCTGTGAAAGACGTAACAATCGGCGGGCTCACCGTAACCGTAAAGGGCGAGGGTGAAACCGTTCACAGCGCAGCTTGGACGAATAGCGGCGAAACGTTTGCCCTTCACGCAGAAAATGGACTTTCTATGGATGATATCCGCGTTATCATTGAAAATATAAAATAAAATTTTTAAAGGCTGTGGTTTTACAGGCCGTGCGGCGGAAATGAAAAAAGGAGGCATCTTGTTTGGAGTCGACAGAACAGACCATATCCCGGCTTTTAAATTTATACGGCGATATGATACTACGATTATCCTTTTCCTATTTAAAAAACATGCAGGATGCCGAAGATGTTGTGCAGGAAGTTTTTATCAAGTTTATGGACTATACCCCGAATTTTAATGACAGCGGCCACGAAAAGGCCTGGTTCATGAAAACGTCTGTTAACCTTTGTAAAAACAAGTTAAAATCCTACGGGAGAAAACACACCTCCTTTTTTGAAGAGGAGGCCCAAATTCCGGTTTGCGACAGCTATGACGAGGGAAGCGATGTAACCCGCGCGGTTTTAAGCCTTCCTGAACAGTACCGCGTTGCGGTACACCTTTATTACTATGAGGGATACCGCACTGCGGAAATTGCAAAGCTTTTGCATCAAACACAGACAACGGTGCGTTCCCATTTATTCAGGGCCAGAAAGCTGCTGAAACAAATTTTAAAGGAGGATTATGACTTTGATGAACCGATATAAAGCGTCGATGGATAAAATTGTTTTGTCCGACGAAATGAAAGCAAAAGTCATGAATGCCGCCCTTTCACATAAAAAAAACAGAAAGAAAATAATATACCGGCGCATCCGGTATGGAAGCCTTGCGGCGTGTGTGCTTTTATTTCTATGTCTTGCGCCGGTTTTAAAAAAAGTTCCTTTTGGCGGGCAGAGCGCTCTGCCGGAGGAGTTTGTGCCGACAGAGCCGCCGGCGCAGCAGACATCCAACGCGCCAACGGCGGAGAGGGATGAAATAGTTACGGCAGAGAAGCCAACACCCCCTGCCAGCCAGGAGAAACCTGCGGTTAAAACGCCGGCAGGAAAACCGGAAAAACCAAAGACTGGGAACGGGCAGAGCGATGGGTCTGCACAGACAGCGCGACCGGACGGCTCCGCAAACAAGCCGGATACGCCGCAGCAATCCGCTCCTCCGGCAGACGCCGAACCCGGCGGGAATGCCTCCTCCGGCGTGCTTCCACCGTTGGAGAGCCAGCTGCCCTCTGACGGAGAACCGCCTGAAGATACGCTTCCTTCTGTTAACGGCGGAAATCCGATGCAGGGCGCAGAGGAATTTTCTGAGCTTCATGCCCTTGCAGGCTTCGATTTTTTTGTGCCGGGATATATGCCGGAAGGGCATCAAATTACAAATATGTCTCAGCTGGGAAAAGATTTTATTCAGGTTGATTATGAAAGTGAAGACGACAGGCTCACCTACCGCACGGGAACCGGATCCGGTGATATCAGCGGCGATTATAACGCCTATGAGCTGACAGAAACCGAGCAATTCGGCGAAAACGCTGTGACGGTAAAGTCAAGCGGAGGGCTGTGCAAAGTTGCCGTTTGGCAAAATGGCCCGGCTGTGTTTTCTATCACCAGCAGCCATGGAATTTTAAAAGAAGAATTAAAAGCCATCATTTTAAATCTTGTATTTATTGAAGAATAAAAAAAGCCGGGCCGCATTTGCGGTCCGGCTTTTTTTATTTGTTATACTTTAAAAGTTCGGCAAACGTGCCGCCTTCCTTTTGACTGAGTGCGTCATAGGAGCCTTCTTCCACAACCTTACCGCTTTCAAACACCAAAATGCGGTCTACATTTCGAATGGTGGAAAGCCTGTGGGCAATGATGATAACCGTGTGGGTTTTCATTAAGGTTTCCATTGCGTCTTGAATGGCGTGTTCCGAGATGTTGTCTAACGCCGAGGTTGCCTCGTCAAATATTAAGATATCGGGGTTGCCCAAAACCGCGCGGGCAATGGCAATGCGCTGCTTCTGTCCGCCGGAAAGGTCTAACCCGCCGTCGCCTACCACGGTGTTCCACCCGTTTTCCAGCTCGTTTACAAACTCGTGCACGTGGGCAATTTCCATTGCGTTTACAATATCTTTGTTTGAAGCATCGGGCCGGGCAATTTTAATGTTATCCCAAATGGAACCGTAGAAAATGAAGGTGCTCTGGGGAACAATTCCAAACGACACCCGAAGGTCGTGGAGGCTGTAGTCTCGCACGTCCTTGCCGTGAACCAGCACCGCGCCGTTTTGCACGTCGTAAAGCCGCATGGCAAGCTTTGAAAAGGTGCTTTTGCCGCTTCCGCTGCTGCCAACCAATGCCACGCTTTCGCCGTAGCGGATGCTGCAGCTGAAGTTTTCAAATATTTTTCTGTTTTCATACGCAAAGTCAATGTTTTCAAACGCAATGCAGGGCTTTTGCTTCTTCATGGCGCTGTCGCGCTCAACTTCCACGCTTCTTTGGCGCGTTTCCTCTTTTTCAGGGGTGGCGGAGCTGGTGTTTAAAATGGCCATGATTTTGTTTAAGCCCGATTCGGCGCTGCTCTTTTGCAGGCCGATGTTCAGCCAGGTGATTAAAATGCCCAGAATGGAGGTCATGCTGGATAAAAACGCATAGAGCACACCAACGGAAACGCCCCGGTAAACACAGGAGATTGCGCCGACAAAATATACCACCGCCGTGCCGATATACTGAATTAGTTCAGGCTTTAAAGACTCCTTTTGCTGAGAGGTGGAAGCCACTACGCCTTTTTCATACATCTGACCTAAAATGTTTTGAAAGTTTTTAAACGTGTTGTCTTCAATGGAATAGAGCTTCACCGCGTCCATACCGTTTAGGGTGTCGCTTAAATATTTGCTGGCCTCGGCCTCGCTGCGGATATAGTCGGTGGAAACCCGCCGCATTTTCCGCCGGGCAAACTTGTTAAACAGCGCCATAACCATTGCGGTGGCAAGCAAAATTACGGTGAGCACCCAGTCGTAATACAACAGGGCGGTGAGTGAAATTGCCAGAGATACCACCTGGTAGGGCACACCCATAAAAATTTGGCTCATATAGGTTTTAATGTTCACCATGGGAGTTCCCATAATGCAGTTAAACAGCTCGCCCGCCGAGGTGCTTTCGTAAAACTTCATGCCCATTTGCTGCACATGGGCAAAAAATTTCGACCTCAGGTTGAACAAAGAGCCCTCTAAGGCGCGGAACATCTTGGTAAAGCCCATTCGCCAGATGAACACCCTGGTGGTCGCAATGGCGATGTATAACAGGCAAAGCATCCCTACAAACCGGATTTTGTCGTTGGGCATCAACGCATCATTTGAAATTCCGCTGTCAACAATATATTTAATTACAAGGGGCTGAACGGCCACACAAACGCCCACAATCAGCGCACAAATCACGCAGAAAATCAGTTTTCCCTTGTGTTCGCGGATGTAGGGCCACATATGAATCCAAAAGCCTTTTTTATCATTGTTCTGTTTCATAACAATCACGCACGCTTTCTCAAAATTGAGCTTGTAGCTTGTTTTTGTTATTTCTTTTCAATCGTGATAATTATATGCCGTTCTTTTGGAAAAGTCAATACATTCCTGCCATGATTTTATTACAATTTTATATCTCCAATATTACAGCAAGATTAAGCTTGTTTCTTTTTTGTCAATGAAAATTTACTGTTTCGTGAATAAAATTTTAAATTTGTGATACAAATGAAAAAAAAGATTGTATAACGGCGGCAAGTGTACTATAATATAATAAGATTGTCATAATTATATGTGAATTGATGGAAAGGACGTAACGTTATGAAACCTGCTGTTTGCGTCGTATTTGGCGGCAAATCATCAGAACATGAGATATCCTGTATGTCGGCTTATAACATTATCAGCCACTTAAACAGAGAAAAATACAGCCTGCTGCTTGTGGGAATTACAAAAGAGGGAGAGAGCTTTCTCTACAGCGGAGACATTTCCCATATTAAGGACGGAAGTTGGGCAGATGCGCCCGGCAAATCCTGCGTAATTTCCCCGAACCCCAAGCACGGCGGCCTGATTATTGTGAATAAAAACGGCGACTTTTTCACAGAACATGTGGATGTTTATTTTCCGGTTCTCCACGGCAAAAACGGCGAGGACGGCACCATTCAGGGCGTTTTTGAACTTTCGCAGGTTCCCTATGTGGGCAACGGCGTCACCGGTTCCGCCCTGTGCATGGATAAAATTTTGGCGAAAAAAGTGCTGATTCAAGAGGGAATTCCCGTAACCGAAGGGTTCGACCTGGTACATAACGCGGCGGACAGTGTGGACGCGGCGGACGAACAAATTTGTAAAACCTTTGGCTATCCCGTTGTAGTGAAGCCTGCCAATGCAGGGTCTTCTGTTGGAATTACGCTGGTTCAGGATAAAAACGAGTTAAAGACGGCTTTAAAAGTTGCGGCAAACGAAGATCGGCGGGTTTTGGTGGAAAAAATGATGGGCATCCGCGAGGTGGAGTGCGCCGTTTTGGGTAGCCATGAAAAGGCTGAGGCCTCGTGCCTGGGAGAAATTGTGAAAACCACGGCCATGTATGACTATGACACCAAATATATTGACGACACCGCCGGGCTGGAAATTCCCGCAAAGCTAGATGGGGATTTGACCGAAACCATTCGCGGTTTGGCAGTGCGCGCCTTTTATGCGTTAGACTGCACCGGCCTTGCAAGAGTTGACTTTTTTGTGGAGAAAAACACAGGCAGGGTTTGTTTAAACGAAATTAACACTCTGCCGGGATTCACAGACATCAGCATGTATCCCATGCTTTGGGAGCGCAGCGGCCTTGAAAACAGCGTTTTGCTTGACAGATTGATTGACTTTGCTATGAATGAGTTCGGAGGGAGATAAACGTTGTCTTCAAACTATATTGGGATTTTCGATTCCGGTCTCGGCGGACTCACCGCGGTGAAAGAGCTGATGCATCTTTTGCCCAATGAGCCTATCGTCTATTTCGGCGATACGGGCCGCGTCCCCTACGGATCGAAATCCAACGACACCATTATTAAGTACACAAAAAGCGACATCCGGTTCTTAAATACATTTGACTTAAAGCTTATTGTCATTGCCTGCGGCACCGCCAGCACCATTGCGCTGCGGTCGGTGGAGGGAATGGTTGACGTTCCGGTTTTCGGCGTGGTTGGCGCGGCGGCAAAAGCGGCGGTCGCAGCCACGGAAAATAAGCGTATCGGCATCATCGGAACGGCGGGTTCTATCCGCTCCGGCGCGTATGAACGGCTGATTGCAGAAATTGATGAAAGCATTTTTACCATTTCGAAGCCTTGCCCGCTGTTTGTCCCTTTAGTGGAAAATGGGTTCACCACCGGCGAAATTGCACAGCTTGCCGCGAAGCACTATTTAACAGAGATGAAAGAAGCGGGCGTGGACACGCTGATTATGGGCTGCACCCACTATCCGCTGCTGGCGGAAACCATTGGCGGGGTTATGGGACATCATGTGACGCTTATTGACCCGGGAAGGGTCACCGCCGGGTTTGTGAAAGACTATTTAGAGCAAAACGGGCTTTTGTGCACCGGGAAGGCAGACGGACAGTATCAATTTTTTGTCAGTGACTGTCCGGACGATTTTGCCGAGCTGGGATCTAAGTTTTTGCAGCAGGAGATTCCGGGCGGCGTAGAAAAAATTGATATTGAAAAATACATGTGAGGAGAACAGTATGGAAACAAACGCTTGGATAACGCTGTCGGGCAGACAGACGGTTGACGGCGAGGACGACAATTTTGAACTGACCACGGCAGGCAGATATTTAAAACGTGACGGAAGATTTTATGTGTCCTACGAGGGCAGCGAAATAACGGGGTATGACAACACCACCACTACGCTGAAGATTAAGGACGACTATGTGTCCATGATCCGCTTTGAAAACGGCGGTGGTGCGTCGCAGATGGTGTTTGAGGCCAACAAGCAGTACACAGGAATTTACAGAACGCCCTACGGGAGCCTCAGCGTGGATGTGTATACCAACGAAATGCGCGTGGACGTAGATGACAGCGGAGGAGAGGTTGAGCTAGACTATTTTGTTCAGCTTAACGACAGCGATCCCGTTCGCAACAACCTGCATGTTTACATAAGAAAGGTGGAAAATCAGTGACATTATATGAAGACATAACCGGCCTCGTAAGGAATGTGACAGACGGGGCAATTCATTCGGCAAACCAAAAGGGAGAGCTGGCGGCAAGCAGCGTTCCCGATTATTTAATTGAAGAGCCTAAGGACAAAAACTTCGGCGACTTTTCTGTGAATGCGGCCATGCTCATGGCAAAACAGGCAAAGCGCGCACCCAGGGACATTGCAAATATCCTGGTTTCCAACATGGATTACGCGGACACTTATATTAAGGAAGTTTCTGTTGCCGGGCCGGGGTTTATCAACTTTAAACTGGATCCCGCCTATGTTACACAAATTTTGAGCACCATTGAAGCAGAGAAAGACCAGTTTGGGCAGACGAATTTTGGCGGCGGCAAAAAGGTAAATGTAGAGTTTGTCAGCGCCAATCCAACAGGGCCCATGCACATGGGAAATGCCCGAGGCGGCGCTTTGGGGGACTGTTTGGCTAACATTTTAAGGCTGGCAGGCTTTGATGTGACAAAAGAGTTTTATGTGAACGACGCAGGAAACCAGATTGAAAAGCTGGCGGTGTCGCTGGCAGCACGGTATAAGCAGGCCCTGCTGGGCGAGGACGCTGTGGAGTTCCCGGAAGATGGGTATCACGGCGACGATGTGCGCAAGCACGCAGAAAACTTTGCCAAAGAGCACGGCGACAGGTTTTTAAACGTGCCGGAGGAGGAGTTAAAGGCCGCGCTGATTGACGCGACCCTTTATAAAAATATTGATGCCATGAAAGACGGGCTTTCTGACTATGGCATTCATTACGACGTTTGGTTTCACGAAAGCAAGCTGCACGAAAACGGCGATATTTTAAAAACTGTGGAGGAGCTTACAGAGCGCGGCTATACTTACGAACAGGAGGGCGCGATTTGGTTTAAGGCCACGGAGTTTGGCCTGGAAAAAGACGATGTGCTTGTTCGCGCAAACGGGTTTGTAACCTATTTTGCCGCAGACATTGCATATCATAAAAATAAGTTGGTCAGCCGCGGGTTCGACACCGCCATTGACATTTGGGGAGCAGACCACCACGGCCATGTGGCGCGTCTTAAGGCCGCCATGCAAGCGTTAGGGATAGAGCCGGACAGGCTTGAAATTATTTTAATGCAGCTGGTGCGCTTAGTGCGCGACGGCGAAGCTGTGAGAATGTCGAAGCGGACGGGAAAGGCCATCACCTTAGGCGACCTGTTAGAGGAAATTGGCGTAGACGCGGCACGGTTTTTCTTTAACATGCGCCAGGCAAACAGCCACTTTGAGTTCGACTTGGAGCTGGCGGTGAGCCAGTCCAGCGACAACCCCGTGTTTTATGTGCAGTATGCCCATGCCCGCATTTGCGGTATAATAAATATGCTGGCAAACAAGGGTGTTTCCGTTAAAAATTGTGACGGCTTAAGTTTAACGCGCCTGACCGATCCTAAGGAAATTGATTTAATGAAAGAGCTTGCGCGGTTCCCGGAAGAAATTAAGCTGGCAGCTGTGGCCCGGGATCCCAGCAAAATTACAAAATACACTATGGAGCTGGCCACCGCATTCCACGGCTTTTACAGCGCGTGCAAGGTGGACTGCGAGGACACATCTCTTGCCGAGGCGCGGTTAAAACTTGTTTCCGCTACTGGGCAGGTGATTCAAAACGCCCTCGCAGTTTTGGGCATTTCGGCACCAAGACACATGTAGGGAATGAACATTCCCAAAAAGGGAGGTACCAATGAAAAAGATTAGAAAAATACTTGCAACCCTGCTTGCGGCAGTGATTTTCATTATGCCCCAGGGTGCAGCTTTGGTCAATGCGGCGGAAACGCCCGGGCAGACGGCGTCTCGTTACATTCGGGCCATTATCAACAAAATTGCGGAGGATTATCGTTTTGATGCGGACAAAGGCGCCATGTATGAAGCGGTGTTAGATTATGTGATGAATATGGACCCAACGCTTTTGGAGGGTTCCATCAAAGCCGTTACCGACACCTTAGACCCACATTCGGACTATTTTACCCAGGAAGAGTTGGAACAGTTTGTGAACGTTGTGGAAAAGGCCTATGTGGGCATTGGTGTAACAATAGAGCGAGTTCCCGAAGGCATTAAAATTGTTGAGGTAAATCCCGAAGGCGGTGCATTTGATGCTGGTATGCAGATAGGGGACGTTATTTTTCAAGTGGAAGGACAGGGCATTGTTGGATTGGAGTTAGACGAGGCTTCGGCGCTCATTCAAGGAGACGAAGGAACCATGGTGAACCTTAAGGTGCACCGAGGAGACGCAGATGTGGAGCTTTCTGTTCAGCGCAGGCGTGTTTTGGCCGAAACCGTGGGTTACACAGTGGAGGACAATGGCATTGGCTATATCTATATCAGTAAATTTGCGCTAAGCACACCGGAATCGGTGGAAAAAGCACTGGCTGACATTGAGGGGCAGGGCATTAAAAAACTGATTATTGACGTTCGGGATAATCCCGGGGGCGACC
It contains:
- the murI gene encoding glutamate racemase, with protein sequence MSSNYIGIFDSGLGGLTAVKELMHLLPNEPIVYFGDTGRVPYGSKSNDTIIKYTKSDIRFLNTFDLKLIVIACGTASTIALRSVEGMVDVPVFGVVGAAAKAAVAATENKRIGIIGTAGSIRSGAYERLIAEIDESIFTISKPCPLFVPLVENGFTTGEIAQLAAKHYLTEMKEAGVDTLIMGCTHYPLLAETIGGVMGHHVTLIDPGRVTAGFVKDYLEQNGLLCTGKADGQYQFFVSDCPDDFAELGSKFLQQEIPGGVEKIDIEKYM
- a CDS encoding D-alanine--D-alanine ligase family protein codes for the protein MKPAVCVVFGGKSSEHEISCMSAYNIISHLNREKYSLLLVGITKEGESFLYSGDISHIKDGSWADAPGKSCVISPNPKHGGLIIVNKNGDFFTEHVDVYFPVLHGKNGEDGTIQGVFELSQVPYVGNGVTGSALCMDKILAKKVLIQEGIPVTEGFDLVHNAADSVDAADEQICKTFGYPVVVKPANAGSSVGITLVQDKNELKTALKVAANEDRRVLVEKMMGIREVECAVLGSHEKAEASCLGEIVKTTAMYDYDTKYIDDTAGLEIPAKLDGDLTETIRGLAVRAFYALDCTGLARVDFFVEKNTGRVCLNEINTLPGFTDISMYPMLWERSGLENSVLLDRLIDFAMNEFGGR
- a CDS encoding ABC transporter ATP-binding protein; its protein translation is MKQNNDKKGFWIHMWPYIREHKGKLIFCVICALIVGVCVAVQPLVIKYIVDSGISNDALMPNDKIRFVGMLCLLYIAIATTRVFIWRMGFTKMFRALEGSLFNLRSKFFAHVQQMGMKFYESTSAGELFNCIMGTPMVNIKTYMSQIFMGVPYQVVSLAISLTALLYYDWVLTVILLATAMVMALFNKFARRKMRRVSTDYIRSEAEASKYLSDTLNGMDAVKLYSIEDNTFKNFQNILGQMYEKGVVASTSQQKESLKPELIQYIGTAVVYFVGAISCVYRGVSVGVLYAFLSSMTSILGILITWLNIGLQKSSAESGLNKIMAILNTSSATPEKEETRQRSVEVERDSAMKKQKPCIAFENIDFAYENRKIFENFSCSIRYGESVALVGSSGSGKSTFSKLAMRLYDVQNGAVLVHGKDVRDYSLHDLRVSFGIVPQSTFIFYGSIWDNIKIARPDASNKDIVNAMEIAHVHEFVNELENGWNTVVGDGGLDLSGGQKQRIAIARAVLGNPDILIFDEATSALDNISEHAIQDAMETLMKTHTVIIIAHRLSTIRNVDRILVFESGKVVEEGSYDALSQKEGGTFAELLKYNK
- a CDS encoding DUF4367 domain-containing protein translates to MNRYKASMDKIVLSDEMKAKVMNAALSHKKNRKKIIYRRIRYGSLAACVLLFLCLAPVLKKVPFGGQSALPEEFVPTEPPAQQTSNAPTAERDEIVTAEKPTPPASQEKPAVKTPAGKPEKPKTGNGQSDGSAQTARPDGSANKPDTPQQSAPPADAEPGGNASSGVLPPLESQLPSDGEPPEDTLPSVNGGNPMQGAEEFSELHALAGFDFFVPGYMPEGHQITNMSQLGKDFIQVDYESEDDRLTYRTGTGSGDISGDYNAYELTETEQFGENAVTVKSSGGLCKVAVWQNGPAVFSITSSHGILKEELKAIILNLVFIEE
- a CDS encoding stalk domain-containing protein, whose product is MKKFTTLLLSGALICAQSFAVSAEGNLISAGGENNYSIFVNEEKLDIGNKTVYTKGDQIMVPVRFVGEKLGFAIEWKAEDQGIFLDNGTVNTSVYIGADSYFKASSVAIGMSAPTALGAAPELKDGTTFVPANMFKILFGNDDAVIVKDNTITFQVETESQVQIPNPVKEHKTVEDAIVASGFNAVVPTKLPEGYEMSAVTTISNRMLQIFYESGNGVISYRTAVGDEDISGDYSVYESVKDVTIGGLTVTVKGEGETVHSAAWTNSGETFALHAENGLSMDDIRVIIENIK
- a CDS encoding glucosyltransferase domain-containing protein — translated: MKKTTTGLFLDTAFAAALFIKVFSAGFSYFCVLDDYVQYGCYPLYDNLSRVYFGIGTASNRPLAAFFDPAVWGAFFPNMVFALLILCALLFLSAKLFDRCFTMCGIAVTPFFYAVYLLLPLGFEGTYWISASSRIVVGLFFTALTVYLLITYIKERKAWQLLLYAVCSLASFGFYESVTVLSGLVQGLIILKFTFDEKQYKRLWLLAIPALCTAAVLVYYKLAAHIGALGSRAAEFSVTHIGARLGELFSQFGYIFTAGLYRTTAAGFLDGLKILMQNGVFGIVISILILCVSVLCAYAGGKYKLFAEAKLCVPLGLLLIVLPLLPNILVPDVWLTYRSIVVCLPGFCVLFAPLLALAFQNRCAKTAALFLLTSVFLVGCVNEVHTYKAVSELDGQIVNEVLQHLDDEVLAGKKETVLVLSQEVITPQTSFYKDHVKSVFYADWAVTGAVRACARNIKIKTITPVYSLENVDTEGKQVLYMDEFYHVTEETNE
- a CDS encoding DUF1934 domain-containing protein, whose translation is METNAWITLSGRQTVDGEDDNFELTTAGRYLKRDGRFYVSYEGSEITGYDNTTTTLKIKDDYVSMIRFENGGGASQMVFEANKQYTGIYRTPYGSLSVDVYTNEMRVDVDDSGGEVELDYFVQLNDSDPVRNNLHVYIRKVENQ
- a CDS encoding S41 family peptidase; its protein translation is MKKIRKILATLLAAVIFIMPQGAALVNAAETPGQTASRYIRAIINKIAEDYRFDADKGAMYEAVLDYVMNMDPTLLEGSIKAVTDTLDPHSDYFTQEELEQFVNVVEKAYVGIGVTIERVPEGIKIVEVNPEGGAFDAGMQIGDVIFQVEGQGIVGLELDEASALIQGDEGTMVNLKVHRGDADVELSVQRRRVLAETVGYTVEDNGIGYIYISKFALSTPESVEKALADIEGQGIKKLIIDVRDNPGGDLSSVIDILSLFVPKDTVLTKIEYNDERFSTELKSNAKFKKAPDRKMVVLVNENSASAAELFAGAMQNLGLAKVVGLTTYGKGSMQEFMRLINPPGFQLGDIKLSVAEFTKPDGSKINGLGIEPDVRVKNAYEPYDASGLTPMTINDRYSVGAKAEDVRAIEERLTVLGYYTGNVDDTFDSFTASATEKFQSDLGLYAYGVMDYTTQNALNNEIDKVEVEIDRQFDAACELLLKE
- the argS gene encoding arginine--tRNA ligase: MTLYEDITGLVRNVTDGAIHSANQKGELAASSVPDYLIEEPKDKNFGDFSVNAAMLMAKQAKRAPRDIANILVSNMDYADTYIKEVSVAGPGFINFKLDPAYVTQILSTIEAEKDQFGQTNFGGGKKVNVEFVSANPTGPMHMGNARGGALGDCLANILRLAGFDVTKEFYVNDAGNQIEKLAVSLAARYKQALLGEDAVEFPEDGYHGDDVRKHAENFAKEHGDRFLNVPEEELKAALIDATLYKNIDAMKDGLSDYGIHYDVWFHESKLHENGDILKTVEELTERGYTYEQEGAIWFKATEFGLEKDDVLVRANGFVTYFAADIAYHKNKLVSRGFDTAIDIWGADHHGHVARLKAAMQALGIEPDRLEIILMQLVRLVRDGEAVRMSKRTGKAITLGDLLEEIGVDAARFFFNMRQANSHFEFDLELAVSQSSDNPVFYVQYAHARICGIINMLANKGVSVKNCDGLSLTRLTDPKEIDLMKELARFPEEIKLAAVARDPSKITKYTMELATAFHGFYSACKVDCEDTSLAEARLKLVSATGQVIQNALAVLGISAPRHM
- a CDS encoding RNA polymerase sigma factor gives rise to the protein MESTEQTISRLLNLYGDMILRLSFSYLKNMQDAEDVVQEVFIKFMDYTPNFNDSGHEKAWFMKTSVNLCKNKLKSYGRKHTSFFEEEAQIPVCDSYDEGSDVTRAVLSLPEQYRVAVHLYYYEGYRTAEIAKLLHQTQTTVRSHLFRARKLLKQILKEDYDFDEPI